The sequence TTCGAGGGGCAGGTACTCAAACACCTCGGCGGCGAGATCATGGGGCAGCAGGCGCAACAGCACAGCCTCATCGTCAGGTTTCAGGTCAACGAAGATCTCGGCGATGTCCGGTGGCGGAAAGTCGCAAAGGATTTCGCGCAATTGGGCAAAATTGCGCTGGCGAATCAGTTCCTTAAGCTCGGGCGCGAGCAGATTGCCAATCATGCGGGGAAATGAAATCGCGGGTGGAGCCAAATGCCAAGCAGCAAATCTACGTGCGCCGGTAAAAAGAAAAGCCGTTCCGCATCACACGGAACGGCATTTATTAGGCCGTGCAGGACGTATCCTGCTCAGGCCTCGAAAGATTTGCCACACCCGCAACTTTGACGAGCGTTCGGGTTCGAAATCTTGAACCCGCCGCCGTTGAGCTCGTCCTTGTAATCAATGACCGCGCCGCGAAGATAATTGGCACTGAAAGGGTCCACCAGGACGGACACACCGTGAAACTCGGCCGAAACATCGTCGCCCCGCCTTTCGTCAAACACCATGCTGTATTGCATACCGGAGCACCCGCCGTTCTCAACGAACACGCGCAACACCTTCCCGGCGGTGTCCTTTTCCTTGCCAAGAAGCGCTCTGACATGCTCGGCCGCGCTCTCAGTCAGGCTGACAACGACATTGGGCTCGGTGGCTGAGTTCATATTCCAACTGACGAAGGCAAATTATCAGATGCGTGATTCGGTGTCAAACGGGCCAAATCAGTTTTTGGGCTTCTCCGCGGACAAGTGAGGTTGCGCCAATTTTTCAAGTTTGAGTTCCCAGGTCTTACGTAATGCGGGCGCCAGTTCGTCAATCAGTCGACGGTACAAATTCGCCGCCACTTCCCACAGTTGTTGGGATTCAGCCAGGCGTGCGGCCTCGTCGGCCGCCTTTTTGACCCAGAACGGGTCGGCAGTTTCGTTCTCGCGGAGATTTTTCCCATCCACGACATACAAATAGTGCCGAAGCGCTTCATTCAGCAGGTTGGTCCGCTCGTTCGACGAGGCGAGGGTCGATTGCATCTCCAGAGCCCGCGCCAGGCCGACTTCGGCGCCACTGCGACATGTCGCGTCCGCCGGCAGGGTCGGGTCAAGCGCGTTCGTATAGGCATTCATCGCGCGATCATAGTCTTTTGCGTCCTGCGTCTGGCCCGCCACTTGCAGGTAACAGTCGCCAATTCTGCCCCATGCCGCCGGCACCAGCGTATTGGTGGGGAACTCGCGGGGTATTTTTCCAAGAATCTCGATGGCTTGTTTGAAGTTCTCAAGGGTGTTTGTCGCTCCCGCCGCCTCGGGATACTGAACATAGGTGTCGGCCAGAGCCAAGTAGGCCGAAGGCAACAGTGAAGAAGGCGTATTCAATTGCGTCAGTTCTTTAATCAAGCGAGTGAAGTAATTTGTGGCGTCCCGGTAACCCTGACGCGCGTAAGCGGCACGGCCAGCCATCATCATCGCGCGAAAGTACAACTCCGTTTTCCGAGGCCAGCCCGGGTTTTGAAAGACCTTTTGGTAGTTTTCATCTGCATTGACATAATTCGTGCCTCCCAACCGGTAATAGTAATCCGCGATCCAGATTTGCGCCTGTGGCGCCAGCGAGTTGGTCGGGAATCGCGCCACGAAATCGGCGAAATACCTCAACGCGCCTCCTTCGTTGCCCGCGAGATAACTGGCCCAAGCACGGTCAAATTCGACTTTCGGCCGTAAAGGGTGTTCGGAGTGTCCCGCCAGCCACTGATCGTAAAGCTCCAGGGCCTTTCCCCAATTCTCCTCCTGTTCGTATGTCCTGGCGATTCCCAGCTCGACCTCTGGGAGCATCGAAGACTGAGGAAACCTGTTCGTGAATCCGGCAAAAAACTCGCGCGCGCGCGCCGGATCACCGAGTCGGTTCAAGGCCTGACCATATAGCAAGGCGCTTCGATCACTCTCATCCCCGTCCGGATAGGCGGACAGAATCCTGGCAACGGCCTGATCCGCGCTTGGCAGGTTCCCAAGTTGGATGCTCGCGCGCACAATTTGATAAAGCGCCAGCCCGGCCAGCTCCGCTTGAACCCTGGGCATGTCGGCGTGATTGGTTGCGACCAGCCAGTAATTCGTCAGCGCGCCGGCGTAATCCGCGAGGCCAAACTGGCAATCGGCCCATTTGATGCGCGCGACGGCCTGTTCCTGCGAGGGCGGCAACTGTTCGACAGCGGCGCGAAAGGCAGTCCCGCTCGCCGCAAGTTTATTCGTGTCAGCGCGGATGAAGCCATCCTCCCACAGACACCAGCCGCGGTCCAGTTGCGCCCGGGCGACAAATTGTTTGTTCGTGTTGGCGATGATCTGATCAAACTGGGACTTTGCCTGCAGTAACAGGTTTGTCGCGCCCGGTCGCGCAGCCTCCGGTCGCTCGAAATATTCTTTGAGCCGCAGTTCACCCAGTGTCAGTCGCAGCAAATCCAAAAGCGGGTCCGCGGGATTGCTGGCGACGTACTTTTCGAGCCGGGTTCCCGCCTCGCCGATTTTATTCTGCGCCAGTGTCAGTTTGACAATTTGCTGCAATGCCTCCCGGCGGCGCGCCATCGGTGCATTTGTGCTCAGATTGATCTCGTAAGCCCGGATCGCAGATTCGGGCTCATTCTTTTGTTCCAGGATTTCGCCCTGCAGAACCGCCGCGTCGGCTACCAGATTCGAAGTGGTGGCGTTGGTGGCCGCAGACAACTCCCCGAGCAGATTCGTCGTGGTCTGGAGCGCCGCGTCGAGTTGTCCGCCGGAGAATTTCAGGCGCGCCAGCAGGTACAACCGCTGCCGGTTCAGTTCCGCGGGCACCTGACGGTCCGCCAGTCGGCCCAACGCATCTTCACCTTCCCGATATTTCTTCAGGCCAAGGTAGGCCTGGGCCAGAAGCAGTTGGCCGCGGATGGCCACTTCTTCATTCATCCGCTTCTGTGCCGCCTGTTGGAACGCGCCGCCCGGCTGACTTAGCAATTCCGCCGTTTTTTGGAGGTCGCCCAGTTTGAACCGGGCGTAGGCCTCCCCCAAACTCGCCTCCAGCCGCCGGGGCGAGTCGCCGAAATCATTCAGCATCCCGGCAAAGGCGGCGGCGGCACCGGCATAATCGCCCTTCTGAAACAGACATTCCGGAATCCAGTAACGGTATTGATCCGCGAGTCTGCCGGCGTTCGCCAGCCGCTCGCGCAGCAGAGCCAGGGCATCGTCGAACCTCTTCAGCTGATAACGACACTCGGCCTGCAACAGCACTGCTTCGGGGATTTTCTCCGAATCCGGGTGGTTTTTGATGAAATCCGCGAACTCCTTTTCTGCCAGCGCGTACGACCCGCCGCGAAACATGTTGGCCGCAACCTCATAAGCGCGCCCCTCGGCTGCACCCGCTGCCCGCAGAGCGGCGAGCGGCCCGAGGAGCAACGTCATCAGGAGGAAAACCCACCCCCGGCAACCGAAGAGGCGGTGGGTCCGTGGAGCAAAGGTGTTCACGCAGAGGCGCATCATGCGGGCGTGCGCGAAAGGATGCGACGCAAAAATTGTCCAGTATGGCTTTCGTCGCACCGTGCCAATTCTTCAGGAGGTCCTTCCGCAACGATGCGTCCGCCGCCTGCCCCGCCCTCGGGCCCCAAATCAATGATCCAATCGGCGGTTTTTACGACGTCAAGATTGTGCTCGATGATCAGCAAGGTGTTGCCTGAGGCACGAAGTTTGAAGAGCACTTCGAGCAGTTTTGCCACGTCGTGAAAATGCAGACCGGTCGTGGGCTCGTCGAGGATGTACAGCGTATGCCCCGTGGCTTTCCGGCTCAATTCAGCTGCGAGCTTGATGCGCTGGGCCTCACCGCCGCTGAGCGTCGTCGCCTGTTGCCCCAGCCGGAGGTACCCCAAACCGACCTCGGAAAGCGTGAGGCACGGCTCATGCACCTGCGGAACCGCTCGAGAAAAATCAACGGCTTCGTCCACGGTCATGGAAAGCACGTCCGCAATGTTCATCCCTTTGAAAGTGATCTCCAGTGTCTCGCGATTGTAACGCCTGCCATTGCAAGTCTCGCACGTCACATAGACCGGCGGCAGGAAATGCATCTCAATCCTGATGAGTCCGTCACCCTGGCATTTTTCGCACCGGCCACCCCTGACGTTGAAACTGAAACGACCCGCCTCGTAGCCCCGGATTTTTGCGGCGGGCAGTTTTGCGAACAAATTGCGGATCGCATTGAACATTCCGGTGTAGGTCGCGGGGTTGCTGCGTGGCGTCCGCCCGATCGGCGACTGATCGATCACGATGACTTTGTCCAGATTCTCGATCCCCCTGATCTCGCGGTGCGTACCCGGACGTTCCTTCGACCCATATAGCCGGCGAAACAAAGCCCGGCGCAGAATGTCGTCGACCAAGGTGCTTTTGCCGGAGCCGCTCACGCCCGTCACACAGGTCAATGCCCCGAGCGGAAACCGCGCATCGATATTCTTCAAGTTGTTTTCGCTGGCGCCAAGAACCTCCAGCCACCCTCGGTCAGCGGACGGCCGGATGCGCTTCTTTGGAACCGGGATGGACAGTTCACCCCGAAGGTAGCGGGCGGTCAGCGAGCGCTCATGCGCGAGCACTTCCGGCAGCGTCCCGGCCACAACCGCCTCTCCGCCGTGAACGCCGGCGCCCGGCCCCAGATCAATGATGCAGTCCGCGTGGCGGATTGTTTCCTCATCGTGTTCGACGACAAGCACTGAATTGCCGAGGTCGCGCAGCCCTTCCAGCGTCTTCAAAAGCTTTTCGTTGTCGCGCTGATGCAGCCCGATGCTGGGCTCGTCGAGGATATAAAGCACTCCCACGAGTCCGGCTCCGATCTGCGTCGCCAGGCGGATGCGCTGCGCTTCCCCGCCGCTCAGAGTGCCGCTCTCGCGATCCAGCGTCAGATAACCCAGACCGACATTTCGCATGAAGCCGAGCCGCGAGCGGATTTCCTTTATGACCTCGTCGCCGATTTTATGCTGAAAATCGGTCAATTGCAGGCCATCAAAAAATTCGACCGCCTGGTCTATTGAGAGCGCGCATACGTCCATGATCGACAGGCCCGGGATTGTCTTTGTGTCCGACCGTGTTGCGTGGAACCGCGCCGACGACGCTTCTCCACCCAAAGTGATCGCAAGTATCTCCGGCTTGAGCCTCCGTCCGCGACACGCGTCGCAAGGTTGAGGACTCATAAAATGCTTCAACCGATTCCGTGTAAATTCGCTTTCACTCTCCTGATAGAGCCGTTCGAGATTTGGGATCACGCCCTCGAATGGACGCGTGACCTTGCTCATTTTGCCGGACCGCCAGAAATGAAACGTTACGTCTGTGGAACCGGATCCGCGCAAAAGGACGCTCGTGAACTCCCCGGGCAACGATTTGTAGGGCGCGTCCATGCTCTGTCCGTAATGCTGAGCCACCGCGCGCAACATGCTTTTGTAATAGACGATCATCCGTTTGCCGCCGCGGCGCCAGGGCAGGACGGCGCCCTGATCAAGTGATTTCTCCGGATCGGGGACGATCAGACCCTCGTCGAACACCATCTTTTGCCCTAGACCGTGGCAGACCGGACATGCTCCCATCGGTGAATTGAAGGAAAAATGTTTGGCAGTTGGCCTGTCAAAACTCAACCCGGTGGCGGGACTGTATAAACGGTTGGAGTGGGCAGTTTCGACCCACGGCCCGGTTTGGGCCTCCGCAGACTGGTGCAGCACAATCAGTCGCCCTCCACCCCACTTCAACGCGGTCTCCACCGAGTCACCCAGGCGCGTGCGAATACGATCATCAATGATCAACCGGTCCACCACAACTTCGATCGCGTGTTTTGCCTTCGGGTCGAGCTGCACGCGCACATTGGCCGCCAGTTCAACCATCTGTCCATCCACCCGCGCACGGACGAACCCCTCGCGCGCGAGCCGTTCAATCACGTCGCGGAATTCCCCCTTTTGCCGGTTTACCACGGGCGCGAGCAGCATGACGCGCGTTTTCAATGGCAGGGCCAGGATTTGATCGACAATGTCGCTGGCCGTCTGGTGCGTGATCGGCTCGCCGCTTCGAGGACAATGCGGCTGCCCGGCGTTTGCAAATAGAAGGCGCAGGTAATCGTAAATCTCCGTCGCGGTTGCGATGGTTGAACGCGGATTCGAACCGGATGTGCGCTGTTCGATGGCGATGGCCGGCGACAGTCCTTCGATGTAATCCACCTCCGGTTTCTGCAGTTGGTCCAAGAACTGTCGCGCGTACGCGGAAAGAGATTCCACGTACTTCCGCTGCCCTTCCGCAAAGATCGTGTCGAACGCAAGCGATGATTTCCCCGATCCGCTGAGCCCGGTGATCACCACCAGTTGATCGCGGGGAATGTCGAGGGTGAGGTTCTTGAGATTGTGCTCTCGCGCGCCACCGATCCTGATGAATTCCTTACTCATGGAACCGAAACACTTCCACCAGATAATCCGGACAGTTTAAGGGGGCGCCGACGGGAAGGAAAGCAGGTTGTCTGGCGGCTCCGTGCGGGTTCCGGCGCCGGGTTTTATGCGTCCGACGATGCGGGGTAGCTCAGGGCAGCAGGATGAGTTGATAAAACCGCAGGCCACCCAGGCCGCCGGTCTGCGATCCGTCGTCGGTGAAGGTAAAACTGCCGTTGGTAGAAGTTATGAGATTGGTGAAGGTCATCCAAACGGGCGGCAGGTTGGTGGCGTATTGCACGTTGAACCGATCAGCGACCGGCGCCGTCCAGTTCAAAACAAAACCTCCCGGGGTCATCGTCAGACTCGAGAAATTGATCAGTGGCCCCGCGGCTCCCGCGCCCTGGACAACCCGCAGGAAAAGCTGCGGCCCGCTGATTGGCACACAGTAAGTGGTGGTCGTATTCGTCGCGGTAATCGTCGGCGATATCACGGTCCATGTCAGATCGGTCAAATTGGTCTTCGCCTCGACATGATAGTCCTGTCCGACAACGGAATTCCAGCTCAGGCAGAGATCGCCATTGGTGATGACCAACTGCGGGTTGATGACGATGTTGGTTGGCAGACCGTTTGTCGAGAACGTGGCAAGGATGGTGAAGTTCAGATCATTGGTCGATTGATTGATGGCCGCCAGGAACCAGTCGCCGTTGAGATTCGCCGGGAAAAAGTTCGTATCCACAAGAATCTGGGCTGGGCTGTTGCTCGAACCCGAAACGCCAAACAGGTAGTTGCTCGGATCGGGCAGGAAAAACTGGTCCACAAGAAGATCCGCGGGATTGTCGAGATTGTATAGCCAGAATGCGACCGCCGCGTTGGTCTGGGTGATCGTAAACCGGAAAAAGTTCGTCAGCTGTGAGCCCGCCGCGATGGTAAAATTGACCGGCACGTCATTGGTCAGCGGAATGATGTTGAGGCCCGGATTGGCATTCGTGGACTCATTGACGCAGATCGAATAGGTCACCGCGTTCGTATCAACATTGTAAACACCAAGGTACCAAACGACCGGCTGCAGCCTGACCGGAGACGACTGGCTATCAATCAGAATCTGCTCGGCGTTTGTGCCGGGGTTGTCGCTCAGATAATCAAACTCGCCCGCGAGCGGCCGAGGCAGCGGATCCGGCACCGTCAACGCCTTGCGCACGACCAGACCCACGTCGCCGTTTTGTGGCGTGACATCGAAGGAAACAGACGTGGCGCTCGGAGACACGGTAAACTGGAAGTAATCCAGCGCGTTGGTGACCGGGATGGTATTCGTGTAGCAAACACCGTTTGTCAGGGTGATGACCGAGATCGGAGTGGTGTCGATCTGGTCGAACGCGACACTGAGTGTGAACGTGTTGGTCTGGCCCGGATTCGCGTTGGCCACACCGAGGTAATAGCGCTGACCGGGCAGGAGCTGCGGAGTGCCATTCGTGAAGAGAGTCAGAAGAGGCTGCGATCCGGGAGGCACGTAGGGGTA comes from Candidatus Angelobacter sp. and encodes:
- a CDS encoding magnesium transporter, with the protein product MIGNLLAPELKELIRQRNFAQLREILCDFPPPDIAEIFVDLKPDDEAVLLRLLPHDLAAEVFEYLPLE
- the erpA gene encoding iron-sulfur cluster insertion protein ErpA, giving the protein MNSATEPNVVVSLTESAAEHVRALLGKEKDTAGKVLRVFVENGGCSGMQYSMVFDERRGDDVSAEFHGVSVLVDPFSANYLRGAVIDYKDELNGGGFKISNPNARQSCGCGKSFEA
- a CDS encoding tetratricopeptide repeat protein, translating into MTLLLGPLAALRAAGAAEGRAYEVAANMFRGGSYALAEKEFADFIKNHPDSEKIPEAVLLQAECRYQLKRFDDALALLRERLANAGRLADQYRYWIPECLFQKGDYAGAAAAFAGMLNDFGDSPRRLEASLGEAYARFKLGDLQKTAELLSQPGGAFQQAAQKRMNEEVAIRGQLLLAQAYLGLKKYREGEDALGRLADRQVPAELNRQRLYLLARLKFSGGQLDAALQTTTNLLGELSAATNATTSNLVADAAVLQGEILEQKNEPESAIRAYEINLSTNAPMARRREALQQIVKLTLAQNKIGEAGTRLEKYVASNPADPLLDLLRLTLGELRLKEYFERPEAARPGATNLLLQAKSQFDQIIANTNKQFVARAQLDRGWCLWEDGFIRADTNKLAASGTAFRAAVEQLPPSQEQAVARIKWADCQFGLADYAGALTNYWLVATNHADMPRVQAELAGLALYQIVRASIQLGNLPSADQAVARILSAYPDGDESDRSALLYGQALNRLGDPARAREFFAGFTNRFPQSSMLPEVELGIARTYEQEENWGKALELYDQWLAGHSEHPLRPKVEFDRAWASYLAGNEGGALRYFADFVARFPTNSLAPQAQIWIADYYYRLGGTNYVNADENYQKVFQNPGWPRKTELYFRAMMMAGRAAYARQGYRDATNYFTRLIKELTQLNTPSSLLPSAYLALADTYVQYPEAAGATNTLENFKQAIEILGKIPREFPTNTLVPAAWGRIGDCYLQVAGQTQDAKDYDRAMNAYTNALDPTLPADATCRSGAEVGLARALEMQSTLASSNERTNLLNEALRHYLYVVDGKNLRENETADPFWVKKAADEAARLAESQQLWEVAANLYRRLIDELAPALRKTWELKLEKLAQPHLSAEKPKN
- the uvrA gene encoding excinuclease ABC subunit UvrA, whose product is MSKEFIRIGGAREHNLKNLTLDIPRDQLVVITGLSGSGKSSLAFDTIFAEGQRKYVESLSAYARQFLDQLQKPEVDYIEGLSPAIAIEQRTSGSNPRSTIATATEIYDYLRLLFANAGQPHCPRSGEPITHQTASDIVDQILALPLKTRVMLLAPVVNRQKGEFRDVIERLAREGFVRARVDGQMVELAANVRVQLDPKAKHAIEVVVDRLIIDDRIRTRLGDSVETALKWGGGRLIVLHQSAEAQTGPWVETAHSNRLYSPATGLSFDRPTAKHFSFNSPMGACPVCHGLGQKMVFDEGLIVPDPEKSLDQGAVLPWRRGGKRMIVYYKSMLRAVAQHYGQSMDAPYKSLPGEFTSVLLRGSGSTDVTFHFWRSGKMSKVTRPFEGVIPNLERLYQESESEFTRNRLKHFMSPQPCDACRGRRLKPEILAITLGGEASSARFHATRSDTKTIPGLSIMDVCALSIDQAVEFFDGLQLTDFQHKIGDEVIKEIRSRLGFMRNVGLGYLTLDRESGTLSGGEAQRIRLATQIGAGLVGVLYILDEPSIGLHQRDNEKLLKTLEGLRDLGNSVLVVEHDEETIRHADCIIDLGPGAGVHGGEAVVAGTLPEVLAHERSLTARYLRGELSIPVPKKRIRPSADRGWLEVLGASENNLKNIDARFPLGALTCVTGVSGSGKSTLVDDILRRALFRRLYGSKERPGTHREIRGIENLDKVIVIDQSPIGRTPRSNPATYTGMFNAIRNLFAKLPAAKIRGYEAGRFSFNVRGGRCEKCQGDGLIRIEMHFLPPVYVTCETCNGRRYNRETLEITFKGMNIADVLSMTVDEAVDFSRAVPQVHEPCLTLSEVGLGYLRLGQQATTLSGGEAQRIKLAAELSRKATGHTLYILDEPTTGLHFHDVAKLLEVLFKLRASGNTLLIIEHNLDVVKTADWIIDLGPEGGAGGGRIVAEGPPEELARCDESHTGQFLRRILSRTPA